TTCTCTTTCGCATCGTTCTCTTCCTCCCCCTTCTTTTCCTCAAAACAATACCTCTTATTGATATCGGAAGGAGCAGGGAATTGGATAATATCCTTTCTCGTCAGGTTCTCTGTTTTATCTTCAACGCTCAGGAGGGACCAGTTTTTCCCATTCCAGTATTCCCATGCCAGAACAGGAGGATTATCTGAAAGTGAGAGACTGATGGTGCTGCCATCCGAACTGAAGTCATGGATTAGTTTTTCTTCCCAGATGATTGTTTGATTATCAATCCTTTTAATGATCTTTTTCTCGATTTCACCTGAAGGATTGCGAAATTCCACAAAGTCCCCGATATACAGACTGGAAGCATCTTTCAAGGCGATATTAGTGGCTTCACGTCCCGGTCCTTTGTTATCAAACAACAAAGGAACAGCAGGTTTGAACACATTATCGGACAGGGCAAAGAACAGAGTAACCGGGAGTTTGGCGATGTCCTGGTCAAAGGCAAGGTAAAAGGCAGGTTCTTTATCCTCTATTGGCTGGAATGGGGGAAAAGGATATTTTTTGCTATTCAACACATATCTCTTTTCGTTGACAGCAAATTCACTGGTTTGAATCTCGGTTCCTGTCATGTAAACCTTTTTCATCTTGTCATCAAGAATGAGGGAAAGAGTGTTCTTCCCGTCAGAGATACTGATGGTTTCCTTTTCTGTTGCTATTCCGGGTATTTTCCGGATTATTGCCTCTCTTATCCAGTTCACATCGAAACCCCAGATGAGAGATTCAATAAGCTGGGCATTATTTCCCGGTACTTCATCCCAGTTAAATAAACAGTACGTTTGGTTCCTGTAGGCAAAGTCGTTGTACGTCAGGATAGATAGTGGGATCTCACCTGTAGTATAATCCAGGGTCAATTTGCTTATGCATGGCGGTTTATAAGTCGGGGGTTTGTATATCCATCCATAATTGAATTTGAAAGTCCTTCCACTAATGGCTGGATCAAAGGCAATATTAACAGTGAGTGAATCTATTGCATCAACATAAACGACCTTTCTTGTTTGAGCAGGTTCATCTTTAGTAGGATCAGCAGTAATAGAATCACCAATTCTGAGTTCATTTAAAAATTTTGTTCCAGTACCTTCCACATTCGTTTTATTTTCGCTGCTTGTAATCGTTCCAGTTCCTGAAATATCAATTCCACCGCCGGTTTCATATACAGTATCTTTTCCATAATTTCCCGAAATAATCCGAAACCGTATCCAGTAATTCTCTATTCCATTCTCTTCTTTCAATTCGATTTTAGGGCATCTGAAGGTTATATTTCCAGTTATGGTAAAGGCTAGAGTTGGATCCCCAGATACCACTCCATTTTGCACTGTCTTATTCAATTTCTGGATTTGTATCCATCCTGTTCCATCCCAGAATTCCAGGCTAAGACTTATAGAAGTTGTATCAGGTAATACTATTTCCGGCGAAAGCGTAATTCCAATAGTTATGTTAGCGCCTTCTTTAGAAAAGACCTCTTTTGAGCCAATATAGAAAGTGTCGTTGAATTTGGGTCGTTCTCCAAAAGGATAAAAATCTTTGGTCAGATCAATGGGAACGCTGTTAAAAAGAGCTGCATCCGGTAATTGAGATGGGGCTGATGTTCCACCTATTGAAGCGGTGATTGATTTGATCTCTGGAAGGTTCCCTTCTGGTGCTGAAGTCATTAACTCAGCGAATATCCAGCGGGTTTTCCAGGATTTTTGCTGGCCCTTTACTTTCTCAAATCCCGTAATTTCTTTTTCTGAAATTCCGGCAACAGGTTCAAAAGTAATGCTCCCGCTCTTCAGAAGATATGCAACATCGTCGTTGGTAGTTCTGACAACATTTAGAGGCTTGGGGGATAGAGTTTCATCAAAGTAATACCATTTCACTTCCCATTCCTGCGGTATTTTCGGGAGGATGCCAGATCGCAGATCAATTTCTGTCGTAAGGGTAATGGTCTTTTTCTCCTCGAAAGTGAAAAGCTTGCTGTTGCCGAGGTACAATCTGTGAGGAACACTATCTTTCCCTCTGAAGACCTCCACTTCTTCCTTTGGGTCTTTCAACAGGATTTTGCTATGATCTGTCCATTTTTCATCATCAGGAGACAAACTAACAGCCCTTGTCAGTTTTGGCTGGATGATAGTGATGTCGCTCTCTGTCTCAAAAACCAGTGAAGGGTGTTCCCTGGTCTGGAGCGTGGCAGCCTGCGTGCCTGCCCTGATAAATCCCTCCTTTTTATCGCCTTTAGCCATCGTAAAAGTCAGCGGCGCTCTTGCTACTCTCGGAGGAGACAGGCGTGTGCCCACCATGTTCATGAAGGTAAGGAAATTCTTGTCAGGGACTTTATTCAGCCGCTGTATGATGATCTCCATCATCCTTGAAAATATCTGAATAAGCGCATCCGCGCTCCTGTCAGATCGGATCTGGTCAATATTCATCCAATCTTTATTGCAGTAATTAAGAGCAAGTTCCCTGACCTGCTCCACTATCTTCTGTTGATCCCGGTAGTCTAGCTTTGGAGGCGCAGCAGACATCAAATACCGCCCCGCTCAAGATAGAAAGGATATACGAGGTTGTCTTTTGTATTCGATGTTTTGATTATATATTCTATATTGACTAGAAGTTTATTTCCTTCTTCCTCATCAGCAGCAATATCCATATCAGTCACTTCTATCCTCGGCTCCCATTTCAGCAGTGATTCTCGTATATATGATTCTATAAGGGTCGCTGTGGTCGTGTTATTCAGAGCAAAAACAAGCCTGTTGAGGTCGCAGCCGAAATCCGGTCTCATGATTCTTTCACCCTTTGAAGTGCCAAGAATGATCATTATCGACTCCTTGATAGAATCTTCACCCTCTGAATATGCGATCTTTCCATCCCTTACAGAAACGGGCTTATCAGGTTGATATTTCCATCCTCTCCCCAGGAAATCCGGCTCTGCCATCTATCCTCCTATCATAACTGTCCCGACCGCCATCACAGTGCCCACAGGCATGTCTGACGGGTCGTTGCACGTCATTGCCATATCCCCGTTCCTGGCAGCCATTTTTCCGTTTATCTTTACGGTGGCGCTCCCCAGCTTTATGGTAGCCTTGTTCGCCGGGGGCTTCTGGAATGGACCGCCCTGCGGGATGTGGGGCGGCATGTTTGAAGCTGTTGAATCCACTGTAGCTGCGGCCATCCCCATTATCTTCACATCAGAGCTAAGGTTCCCGTCGATCATACCTGTGAATGGATGCGGCAGCGGGGTCGGTACCGGACCTCCCGGTGTCGGGATCATTATAATATGTATATCCGTCGCCATTACCTGGTCTCCCTGTTTAGCCGCTGGCTGTCCCATATTAGTTGATGTTCACCGTTGCCCCTTTTACGTTCATGCTCCCTGAAGCTTTAAGATCCATACTTGAAGTAGCCTCGATCTTGACGGAAGCTTTTGCTTTGACCTCGAAGTCATTAGCTTCTATCTTTGCAGAAGCTTTTGTTTTGACCTCGAAGTCATTAGCCTCAATAGCCACCTTCCCGTTCGGGGCCGAAATCTCGATATCCATATCTGATTTAATGGATATCTTGTTATCACTTGTACTGATGACTATCATGTTTTTCTCTGATTTGTCAATTATCTCTATCTTCTCTCCCCCATTAGTATCATCAAACCGTATTATGTGCCCGCTCTTTGATTTGATCATCCTGATGCTGTTCTCTCCATCCTCATTGGTGAGTATCGGCGTATCCACACCGTTCCACAGCGAACCTATTATGTACGGGATATTTATGTCCCCGTATTCAAAAGCCACAAGCACCTCATCATCAACTTCTGGTAGGAAAAACGCACCTCTCTCGCTCCCCGCCATGAAAGTAAGCACCCTTGCCCAGTTGGATTCATCCTCTCCGCTCAGGCGGGGGATTTTAACTTTTACCCTTCCGAGCATATCAGGGTCTTTGTTATCGATAACGATTCCTGTAACGACCCCGTATATTTTCGATTCAGATCTCCTTCTCTGCTCCAGTAGGCCGGTAATGCTCATATCCCTGTTCTCCTCACCTTGAATGTCGTTGTATACACTCCCTCAAATAAGGAATGAACCGATGACACCACGTAATATATGCCGCTAAGCTTTTCTCCTATTCCCGTTATCTCTATGGTCTTTCCAGCTCTTATTCCTGGATTTCCGACGCATTCTCCTTCCCCTGTCAGGAATTCCTTAAGTATGAGGTTATATTTTGCCTTTGCAATATTCTCAGCATCTGTTGCATCGATTATAAGATCATCGACAACAGAGATAGAAGAAGCGATGAATGCATTTTCAGATATTTCAAAGCCGGATTTATCACCAGCCATTTTTGTCGTTTCACTCCCTGCCGAAACCGTCGAGGCGATCTCTACTTTATCATTGATGCTCCAGCCTCTGACCTCAACCTCGCTCCCTTCAGTAAGCGTGTTTATCTGAACTCCAAAGCTTTGGAGATCCATTCCGTATTCGAGGGTCAACTCTGGCGACCTATCCTCCTGCGATTTCTTAAAAACGAATGTCCCTTCATCAACACGCATCTCATAGCCTATCCGTTTTGAACGTTCGAGTAGAAATTCATAGTTGCTCTGGTTATTCTGGAATATGTACGGGTGAATAGTACCTGTATCCTCGACATCGGGGGATAGGCTGATATCTGAAGCAATGGATGAAGCGATGTCGCTGTCTTTCATGTCTTTGAACGAACGCCTCATCGTTCCAAATCTTAACCTATGCAGTTTGTCATAACCTCTTATCTCTAGGAGGCAATTATCTCCGAAATTAAAATCGAGTGATGTGATCTCTCCGGTGATCATGTCAATCAGGCTATCAATGCCCATAGAGACTTTCACCTCGTCCCCGATCTTAAAAGTCTCAAGGTCAACTCCTCTCCATGCGCCGTTCAAATTGTC
This genomic stretch from Candidatus Methanoperedens sp. harbors:
- a CDS encoding GPW/gp25 family protein; this translates as MAEPDFLGRGWKYQPDKPVSVRDGKIAYSEGEDSIKESIMIILGTSKGERIMRPDFGCDLNRLVFALNNTTTATLIESYIRESLLKWEPRIEVTDMDIAADEEEGNKLLVNIEYIIKTSNTKDNLVYPFYLERGGI
- a CDS encoding putative baseplate assembly protein, with translation MSAAPPKLDYRDQQKIVEQVRELALNYCNKDWMNIDQIRSDRSADALIQIFSRMMEIIIQRLNKVPDKNFLTFMNMVGTRLSPPRVARAPLTFTMAKGDKKEGFIRAGTQAATLQTREHPSLVFETESDITIIQPKLTRAVSLSPDDEKWTDHSKILLKDPKEEVEVFRGKDSVPHRLYLGNSKLFTFEEKKTITLTTEIDLRSGILPKIPQEWEVKWYYFDETLSPKPLNVVRTTNDDVAYLLKSGSITFEPVAGISEKEITGFEKVKGQQKSWKTRWIFAELMTSAPEGNLPEIKSITASIGGTSAPSQLPDAALFNSVPIDLTKDFYPFGERPKFNDTFYIGSKEVFSKEGANITIGITLSPEIVLPDTTSISLSLEFWDGTGWIQIQKLNKTVQNGVVSGDPTLAFTITGNITFRCPKIELKEENGIENYWIRFRIISGNYGKDTVYETGGGIDISGTGTITSSENKTNVEGTGTKFLNELRIGDSITADPTKDEPAQTRKVVYVDAIDSLTVNIAFDPAISGRTFKFNYGWIYKPPTYKPPCISKLTLDYTTGEIPLSILTYNDFAYRNQTYCLFNWDEVPGNNAQLIESLIWGFDVNWIREAIIRKIPGIATEKETISISDGKNTLSLILDDKMKKVYMTGTEIQTSEFAVNEKRYVLNSKKYPFPPFQPIEDKEPAFYLAFDQDIAKLPVTLFFALSDNVFKPAVPLLFDNKGPGREATNIALKDASSLYIGDFVEFRNPSGEIEKKIIKRIDNQTIIWEEKLIHDFSSDGSTISLSLSDNPPVLAWEYWNGKNWSLLSVEDKTENLTRKDIIQFPAPSDINKRYCFEEKKGEEENDAKEKEYYWIRARIDKGRYDRLPKLRSVHTNTVWASNLVTVRDEKIGGSNGQKNQVIKFSHSPVLSGQRVCVNELSLTQEERKLIISEEKNDKAAVKDLKDDAGNITGYRVRWHEVSHFFSSGPHSRHYIIDRINGTITFGDGVRGMIPPAGKNNIVCSYRYGGGNDGNNARAYSITKLKTAFPFVKSVTNHADADGGWDKETLESAEERGPQTIKHHERAVTLEDYEWLVRASPKVAKAKCLPVKDPTQRTKSGWVTVIIVPESDDHKPLPTQELIDSIKDDIEKKTSTHLIDRSQINMIGPGYIKVGVVASVQFTSIPEAKTIEGRIIKRLNEFFHPLHGGTDNKGRDFGRDVYISEVYKVIKNTDGVDYVDQLYLNASIQIYKLKINEITPSVVYPERSIVSIGKKFLFDWDEIPGKDSKNLKAYLTQNFGIDFEKGETIEKTKNVIYVYTYNHIYNKYLFSWEEVADTEEVPGKEKYKLITYLREEFGLDWLDQVFSIVRKIDNGITLKIKGPFVWPPLNQNYILIRLDATKTKADLSISTDHRTDKFEAKVENNKLNIYTYNKIVNNTVSIRFDDDPTRLILTIDNIRTDELVAKDKTKIYDRAIFSLAERLPLEGTDTLTVVGFKEGDNIILRDGENRKLLVVSSVSHNIKGDILECESVRSETGFPPWSVVETFDKRIKSFITEGVPANSDIINLKVAPLEISDKLFLGLRDDPTKIDSSQIKEISDKVETIFIDDNYLVYSGTHVINKSEEEEGLPDVKIDEIYNLVHNGKLPEFPYLINTNTREVHKLNNWKKNCHLPDIRLGHRKFIRNYDDLDMTNVYDYCRWCFGAELSKR
- a CDS encoding phage baseplate assembly protein V; protein product: MSITGLLEQRRRSESKIYGVVTGIVIDNKDPDMLGRVKVKIPRLSGEDESNWARVLTFMAGSERGAFFLPEVDDEVLVAFEYGDINIPYIIGSLWNGVDTPILTNEDGENSIRMIKSKSGHIIRFDDTNGGEKIEIIDKSEKNMIVISTSDNKISIKSDMDIEISAPNGKVAIEANDFEVKTKASAKIEANDFEVKAKASVKIEATSSMDLKASGSMNVKGATVNIN
- a CDS encoding PAAR domain-containing protein; this encodes MGQPAAKQGDQVMATDIHIIMIPTPGGPVPTPLPHPFTGMIDGNLSSDVKIMGMAAATVDSTASNMPPHIPQGGPFQKPPANKATIKLGSATVKINGKMAARNGDMAMTCNDPSDMPVGTVMAVGTVMIGG